Proteins encoded within one genomic window of uncultured Sphingopyxis sp.:
- the purC gene encoding phosphoribosylaminoimidazolesuccinocarboxamide synthase: MARRRQIYEGKAKILYEGPEPGTLIQYFKDDATAFNAQKRGTINGKGVLNNRISEHVFTLLGNIGVPTHFIRRLNMREQLIRQVEIVPIEVIVRNVAAGTLSKRLGIEEGTQLPRTLIEYCYKDDALGDPLVAEEHIACFNWCSQDELHDIQDMAIRINDFMSGMFAAVGIRLIDFKLEFGRLYEGDFSRIILADEISPDGCRLWDMTTNEKLDKDRFRRDLGGEVEAYQEVARRLGLLPEGGENAVLDLDSHRKKKG; encoded by the coding sequence ATGGCCCGCCGCCGCCAGATCTACGAAGGCAAAGCCAAGATCCTCTACGAAGGCCCCGAACCGGGCACGCTGATCCAGTATTTCAAGGACGACGCGACCGCGTTCAACGCGCAGAAGCGCGGCACGATCAACGGCAAGGGCGTGCTCAACAACCGCATTTCGGAGCATGTCTTCACGCTGCTCGGCAATATCGGCGTCCCGACGCATTTCATCCGCCGCCTCAACATGCGCGAACAGCTCATCCGCCAGGTCGAGATCGTGCCGATCGAGGTGATCGTGCGCAACGTCGCCGCGGGCACGCTGTCGAAGCGCCTCGGCATCGAAGAGGGGACGCAGCTGCCCCGCACGCTGATCGAATATTGCTACAAGGACGACGCGCTCGGCGATCCGCTTGTCGCCGAGGAGCATATCGCCTGCTTCAACTGGTGCAGCCAGGACGAGCTCCACGACATCCAGGACATGGCGATCCGCATCAACGACTTCATGAGCGGAATGTTCGCCGCGGTCGGCATCCGCCTGATCGACTTCAAGCTCGAATTCGGCCGTCTTTACGAGGGCGATTTCAGCCGCATCATCCTCGCCGACGAGATCAGCCCGGATGGCTGCCGCCTGTGGGACATGACGACGAACGAAAAGCTCGACAAGGACCGCTTCCGCCGCGACCTCGGCGGCGAGGTCGAAGCCTATCAGGAAGTCGCGCGCCGGCTCGGCCTGCTGCCCGAGGGCGGCGAGAATGCCGTGCTCGACCTCGACAGCCACCGCAAGAAGAAGGGCTGA
- a CDS encoding metalloregulator ArsR/SmtB family transcription factor: MTSSPDLLFRALADPTRRALFERLCLDGEATVGALTAGAGISQPAVSKHLGILKQAGLVLDRHEGRQTHYSAQQRALAPLVDWTGRMTRFWEARFDDLEDLLKRMDQ; this comes from the coding sequence ATGACATCGTCACCCGACCTGTTGTTCCGGGCGCTCGCCGACCCGACGCGGCGCGCGCTGTTCGAGCGGCTTTGCCTCGACGGCGAAGCGACGGTCGGCGCGCTGACCGCGGGCGCCGGCATTTCGCAACCCGCGGTGTCGAAGCATCTCGGCATACTCAAGCAGGCGGGGCTGGTCCTCGACCGACACGAGGGACGCCAGACGCACTACAGCGCGCAGCAGCGCGCGCTCGCGCCGCTGGTCGACTGGACCGGGCGCATGACCCGCTTCTGGGAAGCGCGGTTCGACGATCTCGAAGATTTGCTCAAAAGGATGGATCAATGA
- a CDS encoding crotonase/enoyl-CoA hydratase family protein: MSFDQIRLDRHEGIALLTLHRPDRMNAFTTEMMLEIVAALDECDADDGVRAVIFTGAGDRAYCAGADLGQGAATFDYDKRTDKQAILPDGMAASPVAEDGTIDWSHPLIRDSGGRVSMRIFDCKKPVLGAINGAAVGIGATMTLSMDARLASETARYGFVFARRGIVPEAASSWFLPRLVGIQNAVDWCYSGRLIPAQEAHEKGLVQSVHAPGALIDAAIAKARELTEHSAPVSVALTRHMLWRMLGAPHPMSAHRWDSRAIFARGRSADAAEGVSSFLEKRDANFTVSVANDYPWFAEFEDAPPYS; the protein is encoded by the coding sequence ATGAGCTTCGACCAGATTCGCCTCGACCGCCACGAAGGCATCGCGCTGCTGACGCTGCACCGCCCCGACCGGATGAATGCCTTCACCACCGAAATGATGCTCGAGATTGTCGCGGCGCTCGACGAATGCGACGCCGACGACGGTGTGCGCGCGGTGATCTTCACGGGGGCGGGCGACCGCGCCTATTGCGCAGGGGCGGATCTGGGTCAGGGCGCGGCGACCTTCGATTATGACAAGCGCACCGACAAGCAGGCGATCCTGCCCGACGGCATGGCGGCGAGCCCGGTGGCGGAGGATGGCACGATCGACTGGTCGCACCCGCTGATCCGCGATTCGGGCGGGCGCGTGTCGATGCGCATCTTCGACTGCAAGAAACCGGTGCTCGGCGCGATCAACGGCGCCGCGGTCGGCATCGGCGCGACGATGACGCTGTCGATGGACGCGCGGCTCGCGAGCGAAACCGCGCGCTACGGCTTCGTCTTCGCGCGGCGCGGGATCGTGCCCGAGGCGGCGTCGAGTTGGTTCCTGCCGCGCCTCGTCGGCATCCAGAACGCGGTCGACTGGTGCTATTCGGGGCGGCTGATCCCCGCGCAGGAAGCGCATGAAAAAGGCCTCGTCCAGTCGGTTCACGCCCCCGGCGCGCTGATCGACGCCGCGATCGCCAAGGCGCGCGAGCTGACCGAGCATAGCGCGCCGGTGTCGGTGGCGCTCACCCGCCACATGCTGTGGCGGATGCTCGGCGCACCGCACCCGATGAGCGCGCACCGCTGGGACAGCCGCGCGATCTTCGCGCGCGGGCGCAGCGCCGACGCCGCCGAGGGCGTGTCGAGCTTCCTCGAAAAGCGCGACGCCAACTTCACCGTCAGTGTCGCGAACGATTATCCCTGGTTCGCCGAATTCGAGGATGCGCCGCCCTATAGTTGA
- a CDS encoding SRPBCC domain-containing protein, producing the protein MTNTDVRSVTVEREIPHPPEKIWRALTTRHLIEEWLMKNDFGLDLGHRFQLRGDWGHVDCEILEVQPGRSLSYTWNYAHDDPAYRLDSTVMFTLEPTAAGTLLRLEQVGFRPDQKQAFGGAKSGWRIHLENLEKVVAGLD; encoded by the coding sequence ATGACCAATACCGACGTGCGTAGTGTTACCGTGGAGCGCGAAATCCCGCACCCGCCCGAAAAGATCTGGCGCGCGCTGACGACGCGGCACCTGATCGAGGAATGGCTGATGAAGAACGACTTCGGCCTCGACCTCGGCCATCGTTTCCAGCTGCGCGGCGACTGGGGCCATGTCGATTGCGAGATCCTCGAGGTCCAGCCGGGACGGAGCCTCTCCTACACTTGGAATTACGCGCATGACGATCCGGCCTACCGGCTCGACAGCACGGTGATGTTCACGCTCGAACCGACGGCGGCGGGAACGCTGCTGCGTCTCGAACAGGTCGGCTTCCGTCCCGACCAGAAGCAGGCCTTCGGCGGCGCCAAGAGCGGCTGGCGCATCCATCTCGAAAATCTCGAGAAGGTCGTGGCCGGTCTCGACTGA